The Coccidioides posadasii str. Silveira chromosome 3, complete sequence genome contains a region encoding:
- a CDS encoding uncharacterized protein (BUSCO:103183at4751~EggNog:ENOG410PG6F~COG:L~BUSCO:1426at33183) — MSSGNTSPLVKLSLPLQYQQDVFQELRAEDKLVILAQGLGLLRIVTNLLHAYDAAGNNLVLVIGANDRENEWIGEALAEHYAVSKTPLARGLKVINTDKATVSMRQKLYAQGGILSVTSRILIVDLLSKLLDPETITGMVILHAERVISTSLEAFIIRVYRQFNKAGFLKAFSDTPEPFTTGFSPLANMLRNLFLQKSSLWPRFQVTVAESLEGRKRAEVIELEIPMTDKMREIQNAVLECVEVSIRELKKSNPVLDIDDWNVESALQKNFDVVIQRQLDPNWHRVSVKTKQIVSDLTILKNILHLLLTDDAVSLIKYIDTVIAAHSPPPGYTKQTYSPWLYLEAAHVLLQTARSRVYRGKFDTRAKLSDPLSKIPASLEPVLEEQPKWSVLVDVLNEIDRDLYLDPRPSDDSNRTILIMCSDRKACRQVREYLHTMYVRVYAAKEDQSRVEDSPEDMESCPSAEFMMRRKLRDYISWKRDFAKVRNSLYGINAKQSQPIEVPGYTSATKDRKPERAPRNKRRRVRGSSTAASNSGRAPNSTVQEETDDTTQVSTLLDGALQPTKPEEAEKEDTVVDELHDMDDYYELLDMEDLVIIHAYDGDMDEHILEEARPRYIVMYEPDAAFIRRVEVYRSSHTDRNVRVYFMYYGGSVEEQRYLSAVRREKDAFTKLIKEKGSMAMSLTHDKNLEDPQEQFLRTVNTRIAGGGRLAATAAPPTVVVDVREFRSPLASLLHGHSMVLVPCQLTVGDYILSPDICVERKSIRDLISSLKTGRLYNQAETMLQYYKTPVLLIEFDQNKSFTFDAFTSSTAPSAFVADNPTSFSAPSFSSGNIINPTNPRSTQHLLVLLTLAFPRLKVIWSSSPHQTAEIFTELKKNDPEPDPIRAVQIGLDFDISGDPSASGPKALMAAAGVEYRMFNQLPQDMLETVPGLTPHGVEGLMLRTSNIHEIANMEVEELKEIVGLQEAKMIVKFFRRSVFDDEPGEKL, encoded by the exons ATGTCGTCGGGAAACACCAGTCCATTGGTGAAATTATCACTACCTTTG caatatcaacaagatgTCTTCCAGGAGCTTCGGGCGGAAGACAAGCTGGTCATCCTGGCTCAGGGACTGGGGCTCTTGCGCATTGTGACAAATCTTTTGCATGCATATGATGCTGCAGGGAACAACTTAGTTCTCGTGATTGGTGCAAACGACCGTGAAAATGAGTGGATTGGTGAAG CCCTGGCAGAACATTATGCAGTCAGTAAGACTCCATTGGCAAGAGGTCTCAAGGTCATCAATACAGACAAAGCCACGGTTTCTATGAG ACAGAAGCTTTATGCTCAAGGTGGTATATTGAGTGTGACCTCACGGATTTTGATTGTTGACTTGCTATCAA AACTCCTGGACCCGGAAACCATTACAGGAATGGTCATCCTACATGCGGAAAG GGTAATTTCAACTTCTCTGGAAGCTTTTATTATCAGAGTGTATCGCCAGTTCAATAAAGCTGGGTTTTTAAAGGCATTTTCAGACACTCCTGAGCCTTTCACAACTGGGTTCTCACCATTGGCTAACATGCTCCGGAATTTgtttcttcaaaaatcttctctgTGGCCTCGCTTTCAGGTTACCGTTGCTGAATCGCTTGAGGGCCGCAAAAGAGCGGAAGTTATTGAACTCGAGATTCCAATGACAGACAAGATGAGAGAGATTCAAAATGCGGTTCTAGAATGTGTTGAAGTCAGCATAAGAGAACTTAAAAAGTCTAATCCAGTTCTCGACATCGACGATTGGAATGTAGAAAGTGCCTTGCAAAAGAATTTTGATGTTGTGATCCAACGGCAGTTGGACCCAAATTGGCATCGCGTCAGCGTAAAGACCAAGCAGATCGTTAGTGATTTAACcattttgaagaatatcttgcA TCTTCTTCTCACGGATGACGCCGTGTCACTTATCAAGTATATTGACACCGTGATAGCAGCTCATTCCCCTCCGCCTGGGTATACGAAGCAGACGTATTCTCCATGGCTTTATCTTGAAGCTGCCCATGTCCTCCTTCAAACCGCCAGATCTCGAGTTTATCGTGGCAAATTTGATACCCGAGCTAAACTTTCAGATCCGTTGTCAAAGATACCCGCTTCTTTAGAACCTGTTCTTGAAGAGCAGCCAAAATGGTCAGTTCTTGTGGATGTGCTAAACGAAATTGATCGTGATTTATACCTAGACCCAAGACCGAGCGATGATTCAAATCGTACGATTCTCATCATGTGTAGTGATCGCAAGGCATGCCGGCAAGTACGTGAGTATCTTCATACCATGTATGTTAGAGTCTACGCAGCGAAAGAAGATCAATCCAGGGTTGAGGATTCTCCAGAAGATATGGAAAGCTGTCCATCAGCCGAATTCATGATGCGAAGAAAGCTTCGTGACTACATATCATGGAAGAGGGATTTTGCCAAAGTCCGGAATAGTCTTTACGGCATAAACGCGAAACAAAGCCAGCCAATAGAAGTGCCAGGGTATACTTCTGCCACCAAAGACAGGAAACCTGAAAGAGCACCACGAAACAAAAGACGAAGGGTAAGGGGCAGCAGCACTGCAGCCTCAAACTCTGGCAGAGCTCCGAACTCTACAGTCCAAGAAGAAACGGATGATACAACCCAGGTATCCACCCTTCTTGATGGGGCTCTTCAGCCTACTAAGCCCGAAGAAGCTGAGAAAGAGGATACTGTCGTTGATGAGCTGCATGACATGGATGACTATTACGAGCTTCTCGACATGGAGGATTTAGTCATCATCCACGCGTATGATGGAGACATGGATGAGCATATCCTGGAAGAAGCGAGGCCGAGGTATATCGTCATGTATGAACCGGATGCAGCGTTCATTCGCAGAGTAGAAGTATATCGCAGTTCCCACACGGACAGAAATGTACGGGTATACTTCATGTATTATGGGGGCTCTGTCGAAGAGCAACGTTATTTAAGTGCTGTGAGGCGTGAGAAGGATGCTTTTACAAAACTCATCAAGGAAAAAGGG TCTATGGCCATGAGCCTCACACACGATAAAAACCTTGAAGATCCCCAGGAACAATTTCTTCGCACCGTGAATACCCGTATTGCTGGTGGCGGTCGCCTGGCTGCTACTGCGGCTCCACCGACGGTTGTCGTTGATGTTCGAGAATTCAGGAGCCCGCTCGCATCACTGCTTCATGGCCATAGCATGGTCTTAGTTCCCTGCCAGTTGACCGTCGGCGACTACATCCTCAGTCCAGACATCTGCGTTGAACGAAAATCTATTCGCGACTTGATTAGCTCGTTGAAAACCGGCCGACTATACAACCAAGCTGAAACTATGCTTCAGTACTACAAAACCCCCGTACTCCTAATTGAATTCGATCAAAACAAGTCATTCACATTTGATGCTTTTACGTCATCAACAGCGCCCAGTGCTTTCGTTGCTGACAATCCCACCTCGTTCTCCGCGCCCTCTTTCTCATCTGGAAACATTATCAACCCCACCAACCCAAGATCCACTCAACATCTCCTCGTTCTCCTTACTCTTGCCTTTCCCCGCTTGAAAGTGATTTGGTCCTCCTCCCCTCATCAGACCGCGGAGATATTCACTGAGCTGAAAAAGAACGATCCGGAGCCAGATCCCATTCGAGCGGTCCAAATCGGGTTGGATTTTGATATTTCCGGCGATCCATCCGCCTCAGGACCCAAAGCACTGATGGCTGCAGCCGGGGTCGAGTATCGAATGTTCAATCAATTACCACAAGACATGCTGGAAACGGTGCCTGGGTTAACACCTCATGGAGTGGAGGGTTTGATGCTAAGAACGAGTAATATCCACGAAATTGCTAATATGGAGGTGGAGGAGCTGAAAGAGATAGTTGGCTTACAAGAGGCCAAGATGATTGTCAAATTCTTTCGGCGAAGTGTTTTTGATGACGAGCCAGGGGAGAAGCTGTGA
- the TIF11 gene encoding Translation initiation factor 1A (BUSCO:452759at4751~EggNog:ENOG410PN1R~COG:J~BUSCO:15767at33183), giving the protein MPKNKGKGGKNRRRGKNENDNEKRELTFKEEGQEYAQVVKMLGNGRLEALCFDGEKRLAHIRGKLRKKVWINQGDIILLSLRDYQDEKGDVILKYSADEARSLKAYGELPESAKINETDTYGHEGLDDNVEFDEDRESADEKDIDIDEI; this is encoded by the exons ATGCCGAAGAATAAGGGAAAG GGTGGTAAAAACCGACGTCGTGGAAAGAACGAGAACGACAATGAAAAGCGAGAGTTGACCTTCAAGGAAGAAGGCCAGGAATACGCCCAGGTGGTTAAGATGTTGGGCAACGGGCGCCTGGAGGCTCTTTGCTTCGACGGCGAGAAACGACTGGCACATATCCGTGGCAAACTCCGCAAGAAGGTCTGGATCAACCAGGGTGATATCATCCTTCTGTCCCTGCGAGATTACCAGGACGAGAAGGGAGATGTCATCCTCAAGTACAGCGCCGACGAGGCCAGAAGCTTGAAGGCCTATGGAGAGTTGCCAGAGAGCGCGAAGATCAACGAGACTGATAC ATACGGCCATGAGGGTCTTGATGACAATGTCGAATTCGATGAAGACCGCGAGAGCGCCGACGAGAAGGACATCGACATCGACGAGATCTGA
- a CDS encoding uncharacterized protein (EggNog:ENOG410PJI4~COG:T,Z), whose protein sequence is MPSILSDADKETVRRTVPKPSNKILTAAVARLYVAYPDRHKWTYTGLQGAAVIANDLVGHTFWIKLVDISPSGRGVLWDQELYDGFSYNQDRTFFHTFELEECLAGLSFADEKEAKTFLKKVSEREKHASKETKATPFASARGQGPAPVANGKTHHRFGLGSLLGHRSSSAPTPPPPPSAAAESIIPPKPAPSELVPAPVHHTGPDGKASPMDTVDPSWKGLLDELLAMGITEEQIANNADFIKSYIESKQNDDQQQSAENPSQELVRKPKAAPPAPPTVPPSKASSTPQNTGGTNTRGPPPPPPPPRKPPADTTPPSPPRESPPASPPKRDPSPLRPRFRAPPPIVDAGKYAYTNAPAARNRAASGSHTAGAAPIPPPRPPKTPEDGPSRLQPPPLPPKTPHATSPSLVPPPPPPRAAATPPPPPPPRQAQPPFSTATTPQPPPPPPPPPSSSGPPAPGPPPPPPPPPPPSAAPAPPPPPPPPMPSSSGPPPPPPLPSSGAAPPAPPAHPPRPGSAAMPKPVPGKDDLMASIRAAGGGGLRKVKDSEKRDRSAVVLPGASTETPAAPSAAPPAGGMMGALQEALAKRKQKVSGSDDEKSDDDW, encoded by the exons ATGCCCTCGATCCTATCCGATGCGGACAAGGAAACCGTGAGACGCACAGTTCCGAAGCCCTCAAATAAGATCCTTACTGCCGCCGTTGCACGCTTATATGTGGCGTATCCGGACCGGCATAAATGGACATATACTGGATTGCAAGGTGCGGCGGTCATCGCGAACGACCTGGTCGGACACACATTCTGGAtcaagttggttgatatttCG CCCTCCGGCAGAGGTGTCTTGTGGGACCAAGAGCTTTACGATGGGTTTTCATACAACCAAGACAGAACTTTTTTCCATACATTCGAATTAGAAGAATGCCTTGCAGGACTGTCCTTCGCCGACGAGAAGGAGGCGAAGACATTCCTCAAGAAAGTTTCAGAACGGGAAAAGCATGCCAGCAAAGAGACAAAAGCAACTCCATTCGCTTCAGCGCGGGGTCAGGGCCCTGCTCCTGTAGCAAACGGGAAAACCCATCACCGTTTCGGACTCGGAAGCCTTCTGGGACATCGATCATCATCCGCTCCcacaccaccaccgccaccatcagcagcagcagaatcCATCATACCACCCAAACCGGCGCCATCAGAGCTTGTCCCTGCTCCTGTGCATCATACAGGTCCCGACGGAAAGGCTTCCCCCATGGATACCGTTGATCCATCTTGGAAGGGGTTGCTAGATGAGCTTCTAGCGATGGGAATAACGGAGGAACAAATTGCGAATAACGCCGACTTTATCAAATCATACATAGAATCAAAACAAAATGACGACCAGCAACAGTCCGCGGAGAACCCTTCCCAAGAGCTTGTCCGAAAACCAAAGGCGGCACCCCCAGCTCCACCAACAGTCCCTCCCTCCAAAGCTTCGTCAACTCCACAAAACACCGGCGGCACAAACACTCGCGGCCCGCCTCCGCCACCTCCACCGCCCCGAAAACCTCCTGCAGATACTACTCCTCCTTCCCCGCCTCGCGAGTCCCCACCAGCATCTCCTCCAAAGAGAGACCCATCCCCTCTGCGGCCAAGATTCCGAGCTCCCCCGCCGATCGTAGATGCTGGTAAGTATGCTTATACAAATGCGCCGGCTGCAAGGAACCGGGCCGCTTCCGGTTCGCACACTGCAGGAGCTGCACCTATACCTCCACCAAGACCTCCCAAGACACCTGAAGATGGCCCATCTCGACTGCAACCACCGCCCTTGCCACCAAAAACTCCCCATGCGACCAGCCCATCACTCgtccctcctcctccacccccACGGGCAGCTGCCACACCGCCTCCGCCCCCGCCTCCCCGACAGGCTCAACCGCCATTTTCGACCGCCACTACACCACAACCCCCTCCACCTCCACCTCCACCTCCGTCTAGTTCAGGACCGCCCGCTCCTGGACCACCGCCCcctccgcctcctcctccacctccaAGTGCGGCTCCGGCCCCACCCCCTCCTCCGCCGCCCCCTATGCCGTCAAGCTCCGGCccacctcctccacctccacTTCCAAGTAGTGGTGCCGCTCCTCCAGCTCCTCCGGCTCATCCACCACGCCCAGGTAGTGCGGCTATGCCCAAGCCCGTTCCCGGCAAAGATGACCTAATGGCTTCTATTCGCGCTGCTGGTGGGGGAGGTCTACGGAAGGTTAAAGATTCAGAAAAACGCGACAGAAGTGCAGTAGTACTACCAGGCGCATCAACCGAAACCCCAGCCGCTCCATCAGCTGCTCCTCCGGCAGGTGGGATGATGGGAGCTCTTCAAGAAGCTCTGGCTAAGCGGAAACAGAAAGTCAGTGGAAGCG ACGATGAGAAGTCTGATGATGACTGGTGA
- the MRS2 gene encoding magnesium ion transporter (EggNog:ENOG410PFS4~COG:P~TransMembrane:2 (i442-460o472-494i)~BUSCO:4786at33183) → MVSPSFVKPSAPSLRLLRFLRSQSDICCFKQNVDHPRPRVSHGNYGFYRNFRLTSDQLGCGGLISSAVRCPSTLQASLLSFIRPKPRKYSSLLKVSSARPPHLRGSATRHPASQQISWFSGTSKRNRNFLRRLLGLQVPRPPAHLKPDDLPSSGAFEDGQECNPFTTGRKLALKASNEPRLRCTEFDENGNVTLISEEFKKSELIAKYGLLPRDLRKIDSSVIPHILVRHSAILLSLLHLRVLIKANRVLVFDAYGSADTYTQSLFMYDLEGKLRQKEPASSRQAAALGALPYEFRALEAVLVSVTSGLEAEFEGVREPVVRVLRALEEDIDRDKLRHLLIYSKRLGTFEQKARLVRDAIEDLLEADDDLTAMYLSERSGGVRRDEHDHQEIEMLLESYHKVCDEIVQASGNLVTNIRNTEEIVKAILDANRNSLMLLELKVSIGTLGLAVGTLLSALYGMNLKNFIEESDLGFGAVSAVCFASSAFVCIYGLLKLRRVQRVRMWGEGGIQDPYMGGLGLRGSTPLPSRGNWRSDAIDPAWTGLPVEGRAQRMRRVRGAIGTAASQPSMPLSSHAAAKPKLSVKTSPVNATQSGNVSNKNQTQKQRQSEPEKDEFEEPTMGGAALGASR, encoded by the exons ATGGTGTCACCGTCTTTTGTCAAACCATCCGCTCCATCCCTTCGTCTGCTCCGCTTCCTTCGTTCGCAATCCGATATTTGCTGCTTCAAACAGAACGTTGACCACCCCCGCCCGCGCGTCTCTCATGGGAATTATGGATTCTATCGGAATTTTCGACTTACTAGTGATCAGCTTGGATGCGGCGGGCTGATATCATCCGCGGTCCGATGCCCGTCGACCCTTCAAGCGTCTCTTCTGTCATTCATTCGTCCGAAGCCGAGGAAATATTCGTCTTTGCTGAAAGTCTCTTCTGCACGCCCCCCTCACCTCCGTGGCAGTGCCACAAGGCATCCAGCGAGTCAGCAAATATCCTGGTTCAGCGGCACCTCCAAAAGAAACCGGAACTTCCTTCGGCGACTTTTGGGTCTTCAAGTTCCCCGTCCGCCGGCCCATTTGAAACCGGATGATCTTCCTTCTAGTGGAGCCTTCGAGGATGGCCAGGAGTGCAATCCATTTACCACTGGGAGAAAGCTGGCTTTGAAGGCTTCAAATGAGCCTCGTCTGCGATGCACTGAGTTCGATGAGAATGGGAATGTTACGCTTATAAGCGAGGAGTTTAAGAAAAGTGAATTAATCGCAAAA TACGGTCTTCTTCCTCGGGATCTTCGGAAAATCGATTCTTCGGTGATACCACACATTCTTGTTCGTCATAGTGCTATCCTTCTCAGTTTGCTCCATCTCCGCGTGCTAATCAAGGCGAATCGCGTTCTCGTCTTTGATGCTTACGGCTCGGCCGATACTTATACCCAATCTCTTTTTATGTACGATCTCGAAGGGAAGTTACGTCAAAAGGAACCAGCTTCTTCAAGACAGGCAGCGGCGTTGGGGGCGTTACCATATGAGTTTCGAGCACTTGAGGCAGTTCTAGTCAGTGTAACCAGCGGGCTCGAGGCCGAATTTGAGGGTGTCCGAGAGCCAGTTGTGCGGGTTCTTCGTGCCCTTGAAGAAGATATCGATCGTGATAAGTTGAGACATCTGCTCATCTACTCGAAACGGCTAGGCACATTTGAGCAAAAAGCTAGATTGGTTCGTGATGCGATCGAAGATCTGTTGGAAGCAGACGACGATCTCACTGCAATGTATCTCTCCGAGCGATCCGGGGGCGTACGCAGGGATGAGCATGACcatcaggagattgaaatGCTACTAGAATCGTACCATAAAGTGTGCGATGAAATAGTCCAGGCTAGTGGGAACTTGGTCACGAATATTCGCAATACTGAAGAAAT TGTGAAAGCGATTCTCGATGCCAATCGTAACTCTCTTATGCTCTTAGAACTCAAAGTCAGTATAGGGACTCTCGGTTTGGCAGTAGGCACGTTACTATCAGCGCTCTACGGAATGAACTTAAAGAACTTCATCGAGGAATCGGATCTTGGATTCGGAGCAGTTTCTGCCGTCTGCTTCGCGTCCTCTGCGTTTGTCTGTATATACGGACTTTTGAAGCTACGCAGGGTGCAGCGTGTAAGAATGTGGGGCGAAGGTGGCATTCAAGATCCTTACATGGGCGGCTTGGGCCTTCGCGGTTCCACGCCATTACCAAGCCGTGGAAACTGGCGCTCAGATGCCATCGATCCGGCCTGGACGGGTCTTCCTGTCGAAGGGCGTGCTCAGAGGATGAGAAGGGTAAGAGGTGCTATAGGGACGGCGGCGTCGCAACCTTCGATGCCTCTATCAAGCCATGCGGCCGCAAAACCGAAACTCAGCGTCAAAACGTCGCCGGTCAATGCAACGCAATCAGGAAATGTGTCGAATAAAAACCAAACCCAGAAGCAAAGGCAGTCTGAACCCGAGAAAGACGAGTTCGAGGAACCCACGATGGGTGGCGCTGCCTTGGGTGCGTCTCGCTAA
- a CDS encoding uncharacterized protein (EggNog:ENOG410Q53W) — METFGEELVSLGELFSHETLKARDRDNCKYTPRSAGSVQRPQRSEGLLELVRFFTDHNTPFPEDNCMDLGSGSVSDSWASKGLHTAKRWKSHEDLAGQREWQKPGVKWKKDRSKHSTSSSAPDEKPPPPISKDIKVPDMLPVPAARSKCHATSMWTPPTLELPPTPSSSEFSPATENREYKHTKADDLDTTRKEAQGRLSAEPKLEERNIEIGNSSAVQKPCPPLPGETSEGLQVKLSQHHSNSFSNNHDSPRKESECVSKIREVPSRMSEPHKRDGICVAGSHQAHLDTAALLPVSQKSPYIDVQYLPRRTSSKRNHPREQTDTGYLSRPLSPEDLISCFQKPPNVNTPTSDTETSPPLVRLQTKKRPIHQPAPLILSPDFQNESFMETLPPTPATPSCTMAESQTKFAPSYANIPRAPLPPTPSEPSPRSKGTGSKKARKLASKASSLWPPRLNLYPSRERVTKTDIMSPWRGNAFAQLSSLPSSPTVPLDPSAKLQELERRASEAQNLPSRGNDTMTTTSSVSDSTIENKANEDIATKDGESSANPSPKRQSEATTITARLTSPDLRKHPGEPPKIPLPASPPKFRNQSSSPNKGSVDKLEFAASQRQPQVPATPTVDDKNSERILSPKTPNSTKAGHSEATIHRHSESSSYNTRAAKVHIPRSSWDMVDIGITSRPVTPSLPSSDDEKGVYAYCGSASRSRKSRRRHDNDTQSPDRCIMSPISRKKDRDGQGSDNHLITSRPSTRGSFGSSSPRAESLLVQQLQEKIVILERQNKMLHAALSAALDIGGTYDMNLSRNTNFTHTEATPAGVGSGGRLPMGNHVSPSTDTGTFNVGTAECH; from the exons ATGGAGACTTTCGGCGAGGAATTGGTATCGCTAGGAGAGCTATTTTCGCACGAGACATTAAAGGCGAGAGACAGAGACAATTGCAAATACACCCCCAGATCAGCAGGGTCTGTGCAGAGACCTCAGAGATCGGAAGGCCTACTGGAGTTAGTTCGATTCTTCACTGACCACAATACGCCTTTTCCAGAGGACAACTGTATGGATCTTGGTAGCGGGAGCGTCTCTGACTCTTGGGCCTCAAAAGGGCTCCATACGGCAAAGAGATGGAAGTCACACGAGGATCTTGCCGGTCAGAGAGAGTGGCAGAAACCTGGGGTTAAGTGGAAGAAAGATAGAAGCAAGCATTCTACCTCCAGCTCGGCGCCCGACGAAAAGCCCCCGCCGCCGATTTCCAAAGATATCAAAGTGCCCGACATGCTGCCGGTGCCAGCTGCCCGTTCAAAAT GTCACGCAACCTCGATGTGGACGCCGCCAACTCTAGAGCTACCGCCCACGCCCTCGTCCTCTGAGTTCAGCCCGGCGACAGAGAACCGAGAATATAAGCATACCAAGGCCGACGACCTTGATACCACGAGGAAAGAAGCTCAAGGCCGCCTGTCGGCGGAACCAAAACTAGAAGAAAGGAATATCGAGATTGGAAATAGCAGTGCAGTTCAAAAACCATGTCCTCCACTACCTGGTGAGACATCAGAAGGCCTGCAGGTTAAGCTATCACAACACCATAGCAACTCTTTTTCTAACAATCATGATTCTCCTAGAAAGGAGTCTGAGTGTGTGAGCAAGATCAGGGAGGTACCGAGCAGGATGTCTGAACCTCACAAACGAGATGGCATTTGTGTTGCTGGCTCTCACCAAGCACACCTTGATACAGCAGCTCTGCTCCCTGTCTCTCAAAAGTCACCCTACATTGATGTACAGTATCTCCCAAGACGGACATCAAGCAAGAGGAATCATCCACGTGAACAAACTGACACTGGTTACCTCTCACGACCACTCTCTCCAGAAGATCTTATATCCTGTTTCCAGAAACCACCAAATGTGAACACTCCAACCTCAGACACAGAGACCTCCCCTCCATTGGTTCGCTTGCAAACAAAGAAACGTCCTATCCACCAGCCTGCACCTCTCATATTATCTCCAGATTTCCAAAACGAAAGCTTTATGGAAACCTTGCCACCAACGCCAGCAACACCATCGTGCACCATGGCCGAATCACAAACTAAATTCGCTCCCTCATATGCCAATATTCCGAGAGCCCCTCTTCCGCCAACACCTTCTGAGCCTTCTCCACGAAGCAAGGGTACTGGAAGCAAGAAAGCACGCAAACTAGCTTCAAAAGCCTCATCTCTGTGGCCTCCAAGGCTTAATCTCTACCCGTCACGCGAAAGAGTCACCAAAACCGATATTATGAGTCCGTGGCGAGGGAATGCTTTTGCACAGCTGAGTAGTTTGCCATCTTCTCCGACAGTCCCACTGGATCCGTCAGCTAAGCTCCAAGAATTGGAACGCCGCGCTAGCGAGGCACAAAATTTGCCGTCGCGAGGAAACGATACGATGACTACAACGAGTTCGGTATCGGATTCGACTATCGAGAATAAAGCGAACGAGGACATCGCTACTAAGGACGGTGAAAGTAGTGCAAATCCAAGCCCGAAGCGTCAGAGCGAAGCTACAACTATTACTGCTCGTCTAACATCACCAGATCTACGAAAACACCCTGGAGAGCCTCCGAAAATTCCACTGCCAGCAAGTCCCCCGAAATTCCGTAACCAGTCCTCCTCCCCAAACAAGGGAAGCGTCGATAAGCTCGAATTTGCAGCAAGTCAGCGACAACCACAGGTTCCTGCCACCCCGACAGTGGACGACAAGAACTCCGAACGTATCCTAAGTCCCAAAACACCCAACTCAACGAAAGCAGGGCATTCTGAGGCAACCATTCATAGACACTCCGAATCATCCTCTTATAACACCCGCGCTGCCAAAGTCCACATTCCACGTTCATCCTGGGACATGGTCGACATTGGTATCACTTCTCGCCCGGTCACTCCATCGTTGCCCTCATCTGACGATGAAAAAGGAGTTTATGCATACTGCGGCAGTGCGTCTCGTTCTAGAAAATCTCGCAGACGGCATGATAATGACACCCAGAGTCCCGATCGGTGTATCATGTCTCCTATTTCACGGAAGAAAGACAGGGATGGTCAGGGAAGTGACAATCATCTTATCACTTCACGGCCTTCGACACGTGGCTCATTCGGCTCCTCGTCTCCTCGAGCAGAATCGCTTTTGGTTCAGCAGCTCCAGGAGAAGATTGTCATTCTTGAACGACAGAATAAAATGCTTCATGCCGCTCTGTCTGCTGCACTTGATATTGGGGGTACATATGATATGAACCTTTCACGTAATACAAACTTTACACACACTGAGGCGACGCCAGCTGGTGTGGGTAGCGGGGGTAGATTGCCAATGGGTAATCACGTCTCTCCAAGTACAGATACTGGTACCTTTAATGTTGGAACTGCGGAGTGTCACTAG